DNA from Cytophagia bacterium CHB2:
TTCCTGAACGCTCGCAGCTCACGCATCGAGTCGTCAAAAATGCCGGACATTATTCTTTCCTCAGCCCGTTTCCCGAAACGATGCAAAGCAGAGTTGGCGACGCCGCTAAGGATCCGGAAGGCTTCGACCGCGAAGAGTTCCATCTCGAAATGAATGAGGAAGTTTTAAACTTTTTGCAGAAAATATTCGAAGGAGCGACACATGCCCGATAACAATCCTGACGAAATTCAAACACTGAAAGCGGTGTCCGCGGCCTGGGATCAAGCCATTGTTTCCAACGACGTAAAGGCGATTGGCCGATTTATGGCGGAGGATTGGGTCATCGTCTCGGAGCGCGGCGTGACGACCAGGGAACAATTCCTATCGGTGGTCGCCTCCGGAGATTTGACGCATGAATACTTCAGGGGAGAGATTCTTGCGGCGCAACTGTACGGAGATACGGCGGTATTAACCGGACGTGTCCGAAGCAACGGCCACTATAAAGGTCAGCCGTTCAGCTCTGACGAATGGACGACCGATGTCTTTGTCAAACACAACGGCACATGGCGGTGCGTGCATAGCCATATTACAACGGCAAAAGAGACGCGGGAGAATGAATGAAAATGAAAACAGGCATTACCGTAACGCTCACGGCTCTTGTTGTTGTCGTCGCTGCAGTTCTTATCTATTCCGAGAACAAAAACGGCGAGGAAGCCGCGTATGAGTCGAACAGCAATAGCCTAACCGGTGCGGGGCGCACGGAGGTTATGGAAACATCTGTTTCCGATTATCACGTTCATGT
Protein-coding regions in this window:
- a CDS encoding nuclear transport factor 2 family protein encodes the protein MPDNNPDEIQTLKAVSAAWDQAIVSNDVKAIGRFMAEDWVIVSERGVTTREQFLSVVASGDLTHEYFRGEILAAQLYGDTAVLTGRVRSNGHYKGQPFSSDEWTTDVFVKHNGTWRCVHSHITTAKETRENE